A window of the Sphingobium sp. CAP-1 genome harbors these coding sequences:
- a CDS encoding replicative DNA helicase, translating into MVELLKINPAENSGTELPRNVEAEAALLGAIMIDNRIAEDVQLKLKAEHYFEPLHGRIYDAIMRLLDKDMVANPVTLKPMLEQDPALKELGGAAYLAQLTGNGAALIGARDFASQIYDLALLRQLVSVGRELVENALDTSEDVNPREQIEAAEVALYKVSEGEGETGSVKSFLSASTMAVQVAERALNSGGHVSGITTGINSLNAKIGGLHNSDLMILAGRPGMGKTSLATNIAYNAASRWLRDNADGIAPEKNMGAKTAFFSLEMSADQLATRVLAEQSGISGEALRMGKISRADFQNLSRAARDLQELPLFIDDTPGLTIAALRTRARRLKRRHDIGFIVVDYLQLLQGTGRGNENRVNEISEISRGLKTLAKELHVPVLALSQLSRAVEQREDKRPQLSDLRESGSIEQDADMVWFVFREDYYEAAKEPKPEDEAAYAAWKENMERIYGKAEVIVAKQRHGSTGRIRMKFDAKITRFSDLADDGYEDLSYE; encoded by the coding sequence ATGGTCGAACTGCTGAAAATCAACCCCGCTGAAAACAGCGGAACCGAACTGCCGCGCAATGTCGAGGCGGAGGCCGCGCTGCTGGGCGCGATCATGATCGACAACCGCATTGCCGAGGATGTGCAGCTCAAGCTGAAGGCCGAACATTATTTCGAGCCGCTGCACGGCCGCATCTATGATGCGATCATGCGCCTGCTCGACAAGGATATGGTCGCCAATCCGGTGACATTGAAGCCGATGCTGGAGCAAGACCCGGCGCTCAAGGAACTGGGCGGCGCGGCCTATCTGGCGCAACTGACCGGCAATGGTGCGGCGCTGATCGGCGCGCGCGATTTTGCCAGCCAGATCTACGATCTCGCCTTGCTACGGCAACTTGTTAGCGTTGGTCGTGAACTAGTTGAAAATGCACTGGATACTAGCGAGGATGTGAACCCGCGCGAGCAGATTGAGGCGGCCGAAGTCGCGCTCTACAAAGTGTCCGAGGGGGAGGGCGAAACCGGATCGGTCAAGAGCTTCCTCAGCGCCTCCACCATGGCGGTGCAGGTGGCCGAACGCGCGCTCAACAGCGGCGGCCATGTGTCGGGGATCACCACCGGCATCAACAGCCTGAATGCCAAGATCGGTGGTCTGCACAATTCGGACCTGATGATCCTGGCCGGCCGTCCCGGCATGGGCAAGACATCGCTCGCCACCAACATCGCCTATAACGCTGCGTCCCGCTGGCTGCGCGACAATGCCGACGGCATTGCGCCGGAAAAGAATATGGGCGCCAAGACAGCCTTCTTCTCCCTCGAAATGTCGGCGGATCAGTTGGCGACCCGTGTGCTGGCCGAACAGTCGGGCATCAGCGGCGAAGCGCTGCGCATGGGCAAGATCAGCCGGGCGGATTTCCAGAATCTGTCCCGCGCCGCCCGCGACCTTCAGGAATTGCCGCTGTTCATCGACGATACGCCCGGCCTGACGATCGCGGCGCTGCGCACGCGTGCGCGGCGGTTGAAGCGCCGGCATGATATCGGCTTCATCGTCGTCGACTATCTCCAGTTGCTTCAGGGCACCGGGCGCGGCAATGAGAATCGCGTCAACGAAATTTCGGAAATTTCGCGTGGTTTAAAGACCTTGGCGAAGGAACTTCATGTCCCGGTGCTGGCGCTCTCGCAGCTCAGCCGTGCGGTGGAACAGCGCGAGGACAAGCGGCCCCAATTGTCCGACCTGCGCGAATCCGGCTCGATCGAGCAGGACGCGGACATGGTCTGGTTCGTGTTCCGCGAGGATTATTATGAAGCGGCCAAGGAACCGAAGCCGGAGGATGAGGCCGCCTATGCCGCGTGGAAGGAGAATATGGAGCGCATCTACGGCAAGGCGGAAGTCATCGTCGCCAAGCAGCGTCACGGCTCAACCGGCCGCATCCGCATGAAGTTCGACGCGAAGATCACCCGCTTCTCCGATCTGGCCGACGACGGTTATGAGGATCTGAGTTACGAGTGA
- a CDS encoding glycoside hydrolase family 25 protein, whose amino-acid sequence MTLGGLLFRIGAGLAVGAALALALWLYARGWAPGRDQYPVQGVTIGSDNGVVEWGTLAAQGADFAYIRAASGADWRDPAFAANWRAARAAGMRYGALIEYNPCRMASDQATRFITTVPRDNAALPPVIRLAFVPGCTARPGRDLMLSELNTLVNLIESHAGKPVLLNVSQDFDKAYDIGAGINRTLWLDGNFFPPDYATKPWVMWTASDMRHIDGIDGPVRWDVVAP is encoded by the coding sequence GTGACTTTGGGGGGGCTGCTGTTCCGTATCGGGGCGGGACTGGCGGTGGGCGCGGCACTGGCTCTGGCGCTGTGGCTCTACGCGCGCGGATGGGCGCCGGGCCGCGACCAATATCCGGTACAGGGCGTGACCATCGGGTCCGACAATGGCGTGGTCGAATGGGGTACGCTGGCGGCGCAGGGCGCCGATTTCGCCTATATCCGCGCGGCCAGCGGCGCCGACTGGCGCGATCCGGCCTTTGCCGCCAACTGGCGTGCGGCCCGCGCGGCCGGGATGCGTTATGGCGCGCTGATCGAATATAATCCCTGCCGGATGGCAAGCGATCAGGCGACCCGCTTCATCACCACCGTCCCGCGCGACAATGCCGCCCTGCCCCCGGTGATCCGCCTTGCCTTCGTGCCCGGCTGCACCGCGCGGCCGGGGCGCGACCTGATGCTGTCGGAACTCAACACGCTGGTCAATCTGATCGAGAGCCATGCGGGCAAGCCGGTGCTGCTCAATGTCAGCCAGGATTTCGACAAGGCCTATGATATCGGCGCCGGCATCAACCGGACCTTGTGGCTGGACGGTAATTTCTTCCCGCCCGATTATGCGACCAAACCCTGGGTGATGTGGACAGCCAGCGACATGCGGCATATCGACGGCATCGATGGTCCGGTTCGGTGGGATGTGGTGGCGCCCTGA
- a CDS encoding DUF885 domain-containing protein, whose protein sequence is MDRRQFLTTSGAVALVAATPHALAQAGDDDARLSAAFAAIFERQLDLSPGMVTSLGLDKGARSMAKSLLDDNSRSGMMKKLAATQAAIRELEGYKAASLSDAQRLNLDVILYALGQQAVPAATFGLNSVQRPYRIFQQGGSYFSTPDFLNTAHTIIAAADCDAYIARLDAFARNLRTDTALQRDEAARGYLAPGWSLDLTLGQLAKLRGQPASDSSMVQSLVRRAAARGIAGDWQAQASAIVEKSIYPALDEQIAAIEALKGKTATGDGVWRTPRGDEIYAAALKQATTTDLSAEQIHAMGLEQVADISAQLDTILKGAGRTNGSIGERLAALNVDPAQLYADSAEGRAALLAQLNRDVDAMKAKLPNAFATIPDTPLEIRAVPVEIQDGASNGYYNRAALDGSRPAIYFINLKDVGDWPKYGLPALTYHEGVPGHHLQISTAQTAGDVPMLRKTAFMSAYTEGWALYAEQLADELGGYATPIDRAGYLQSFLFRAARLVVDTGLHAKKWSREQATDYMVEKTGFARPRCQREVERYCTQPGQATSYKVGHGVWSKARAAAQAELGTAFDLKQFHAILEEGAMPLSMLEQRVAARAKAAKG, encoded by the coding sequence ATGGATCGCCGCCAGTTCCTGACCACCTCCGGCGCCGTCGCGCTGGTTGCCGCTACGCCGCACGCACTGGCGCAGGCCGGGGATGACGATGCGCGCCTGTCCGCCGCCTTCGCCGCGATCTTCGAACGTCAGCTCGACCTGTCGCCAGGCATGGTAACAAGTCTGGGCCTGGACAAGGGCGCACGATCGATGGCCAAGAGCCTGCTCGACGACAACAGCAGGTCGGGCATGATGAAGAAGCTGGCTGCAACCCAGGCGGCGATCAGGGAATTGGAGGGCTATAAGGCCGCCAGCCTGTCCGACGCGCAGAGACTGAACCTCGATGTCATCCTCTACGCGCTCGGCCAGCAGGCCGTGCCGGCCGCCACATTCGGCCTGAACAGCGTGCAGCGCCCCTATCGCATCTTCCAGCAGGGCGGCAGCTATTTTTCGACCCCGGACTTCCTCAACACCGCGCATACGATCATCGCGGCCGCGGACTGCGACGCCTATATCGCCCGGCTCGACGCCTTCGCCCGCAACCTGCGCACCGACACCGCGCTCCAGCGGGACGAGGCTGCGCGCGGCTATCTGGCGCCCGGCTGGTCGCTCGATCTGACACTCGGCCAATTGGCGAAGTTGCGCGGCCAGCCCGCAAGCGACAGTTCGATGGTGCAATCGCTGGTCCGGCGCGCCGCCGCCAGGGGCATTGCCGGCGACTGGCAGGCGCAGGCGAGCGCCATCGTGGAAAAATCCATCTACCCCGCACTGGACGAACAGATCGCCGCGATCGAGGCGCTCAAGGGCAAGACGGCAACCGGCGATGGCGTGTGGCGCACGCCGCGCGGCGATGAAATCTATGCCGCCGCGCTCAAACAGGCGACCACCACCGACCTGAGCGCCGAACAGATCCACGCCATGGGGCTGGAGCAGGTGGCCGACATCAGCGCCCAGCTTGATACCATCCTCAAAGGAGCCGGCCGGACCAATGGTTCGATCGGCGAGCGGCTGGCCGCGCTCAATGTCGATCCGGCGCAGCTTTATGCCGACAGCGCCGAAGGCCGCGCCGCCCTGCTGGCCCAGCTCAACCGCGATGTCGACGCGATGAAGGCAAAACTTCCCAACGCCTTCGCGACTATTCCCGACACGCCGCTGGAAATCCGCGCAGTGCCGGTCGAGATTCAGGACGGCGCCTCCAATGGCTATTATAATCGTGCCGCGCTCGACGGATCACGTCCGGCCATCTACTTCATCAACCTGAAGGATGTCGGCGACTGGCCCAAATATGGCCTGCCCGCGCTGACCTATCATGAAGGCGTGCCGGGCCATCACCTCCAGATTTCGACCGCGCAGACCGCCGGCGACGTACCGATGCTGCGCAAGACCGCCTTCATGAGCGCCTATACCGAAGGCTGGGCGCTCTATGCCGAACAGCTTGCCGACGAACTGGGCGGCTATGCCACGCCGATCGACCGGGCCGGCTATCTCCAGTCCTTCCTGTTCCGCGCCGCCCGGCTGGTGGTCGACACCGGCCTTCATGCGAAAAAATGGAGCCGCGAACAGGCCACCGACTATATGGTCGAAAAGACCGGTTTCGCCCGCCCCCGCTGCCAGCGCGAGGTCGAGCGTTACTGCACCCAGCCGGGACAGGCGACCAGCTACAAGGTCGGCCATGGCGTCTGGAGCAAGGCCCGCGCAGCGGCGCAGGCGGAATTGGGAACCGCCTTTGATCTCAAACAGTTCCACGCCATTCTTGAGGAAGGCGCGATGCCGCTGTCGATGCTGGAACAGCGCGTCGCCGCGCGAGCGAAGGCGGCGAAAGGCTGA
- a CDS encoding cytidine deaminase — MSEEQQVEQLIAAARGAMANAHAPYSRFAVGAAVRLTDGSIVTGCNFENASYGLSLCAETVALASVNAQGRFADVTEIAVVGGAMDAIGEALVTPCGRCRQIMNEAEQMAGRTLSIYCATPSGDRVLNLHVADLLPHAFGPKDLGLVPDKKS; from the coding sequence ATGTCTGAGGAACAACAAGTGGAACAACTGATCGCTGCGGCGCGCGGCGCCATGGCGAACGCCCATGCCCCCTATAGCCGTTTCGCCGTGGGCGCGGCGGTGCGGCTGACCGATGGCAGCATCGTCACCGGCTGCAATTTCGAGAATGCCAGCTATGGCCTGTCGCTCTGCGCCGAGACGGTGGCGCTGGCGAGCGTCAATGCGCAGGGTCGTTTCGCAGACGTAACAGAAATCGCGGTGGTCGGCGGTGCGATGGACGCGATCGGGGAAGCGCTCGTCACACCATGCGGCCGCTGTCGCCAGATCATGAACGAGGCGGAACAGATGGCGGGCCGCACTCTTTCCATCTATTGCGCCACCCCCAGCGGCGACCGGGTGCTGAACCTGCACGTCGCCGACCTCCTTCCTCACGCCTTTGGTCCCAAGGACTTGGGGCTTGTTCCTGACAAGAAGAGCTAA
- the dcd gene encoding dCTP deaminase: MAILSDKWIREQALSTGMIEPFVESQRREGCISYGLSSYGYDARVADEFKIFTNVDSTIVDPKDFDPKNFVDRKTDCCIIPPNSFALARTVEYFRVPRDVLVICLGKSTYARCGIIVNVTPLEPGWEGHVTLEFSNTTPLPAKIYANEGACQFLFLSGNEPCEVSYADRAGKYMGQQGVTLPRL; encoded by the coding sequence ATGGCCATTCTTTCCGACAAATGGATTCGCGAACAGGCGCTGTCGACCGGCATGATCGAGCCGTTCGTGGAAAGCCAGCGGCGCGAGGGCTGCATCAGCTACGGCCTGTCCTCCTATGGCTATGACGCGCGGGTGGCGGACGAGTTCAAGATTTTCACCAATGTCGACAGCACGATTGTCGACCCGAAGGATTTCGACCCCAAAAATTTCGTCGACCGCAAAACCGACTGCTGCATCATCCCGCCCAACAGCTTCGCCCTGGCCCGGACGGTCGAATATTTCCGCGTGCCGCGCGACGTGCTGGTCATCTGCCTGGGCAAATCGACCTATGCGCGCTGCGGCATCATCGTGAATGTGACGCCGCTGGAGCCGGGCTGGGAAGGGCATGTGACTCTGGAATTTTCCAACACCACGCCGCTGCCCGCGAAAATCTACGCCAATGAAGGGGCGTGCCAGTTCCTGTTCTTGTCTGGCAATGAGCCGTGCGAGGTCAGCTATGCCGACCGCGCGGGCAAATATATGGGGCAGCAGGGCGTGACTTTGCCCCGCCTCTAG
- a CDS encoding UPF0262 family protein translates to MADPRIIDIQLDQRTILWRNADVEQERRIAIFDLLEDNHFAPQRVHADGYAGPYKVLLRVEEGRLVIEINREDDSPLEAIILGLGRFRRPIRDYFAICDSYYQAISNASPQQIETVDMARRAIHNDAAEVLKERLEGKIEVDFDTARRLFTLICVLHIKG, encoded by the coding sequence ATGGCCGATCCGCGCATCATAGACATTCAGCTCGACCAGCGCACCATCCTGTGGCGCAATGCCGACGTGGAGCAGGAACGGCGCATCGCGATCTTCGACCTGCTGGAGGATAATCACTTCGCGCCCCAGCGCGTCCATGCCGATGGCTATGCCGGTCCCTATAAGGTGCTGCTGCGGGTCGAGGAAGGCCGGCTGGTGATCGAGATCAACCGGGAGGATGACAGCCCGCTGGAGGCGATCATCCTGGGCCTGGGCCGGTTCCGCCGCCCGATCCGCGACTATTTCGCGATTTGCGACAGCTACTATCAGGCGATCAGCAACGCATCGCCCCAACAGATCGAGACGGTCGACATGGCCCGCCGCGCCATCCACAATGATGCGGCCGAAGTGCTGAAGGAACGGCTGGAGGGGAAGATCGAGGTCGATTTCGACACAGCGCGGCGGCTGTTCACGCTGATCTGCGTGCTGCATATCAAGGGGTAA
- a CDS encoding phosphoadenylyl-sulfate reductase, producing MAEPARQIDIIDARPAFTQADADALNARFEGVDTLPMLKTVFAEGLAGNVAVVSSFGTESAVLLDLVAKADPTVPVIFVDTLKMFAETLHYRDTLIRRFGFTDSRTVAPVADVIAKKDETGLRWSYDPDGCCEIRKVEPMKRAKDGLDAWISGRKAFQSVTRQNLPRFEVEDGRLKLNPLGDWTKADLEAYFAEHHLPRHPLESQGYLSIGCEPCTSKVLPGEDPRAGRWRGWDKVECGIHSSVSPIPVPAADAQDPANQPVF from the coding sequence ATGGCTGAACCTGCCCGCCAGATCGATATTATTGACGCCCGTCCCGCCTTTACCCAGGCGGACGCGGACGCGCTCAACGCGCGGTTCGAGGGCGTCGATACGCTGCCCATGCTCAAAACCGTGTTTGCGGAGGGGCTCGCCGGCAATGTCGCCGTCGTCTCTTCCTTCGGCACGGAAAGCGCGGTGCTGCTCGATCTGGTGGCCAAGGCCGATCCGACCGTGCCGGTGATCTTCGTCGACACGCTCAAGATGTTCGCCGAAACGCTGCATTATCGCGACACGCTCATCAGGCGCTTCGGCTTCACCGACAGCCGCACGGTGGCGCCGGTCGCCGATGTGATCGCGAAGAAGGACGAAACCGGCCTGCGCTGGTCCTACGACCCGGACGGCTGCTGCGAAATCCGCAAGGTCGAGCCGATGAAGCGCGCCAAGGATGGGTTGGACGCCTGGATTTCCGGCCGCAAGGCGTTTCAGTCGGTGACGCGCCAGAATCTGCCCCGGTTCGAGGTGGAGGATGGCCGATTGAAGCTCAATCCGCTGGGCGACTGGACCAAAGCCGATCTGGAAGCCTATTTCGCCGAGCATCACCTGCCGCGCCATCCGCTTGAGAGCCAGGGATATCTGTCGATCGGCTGCGAACCCTGCACGTCGAAGGTGTTGCCGGGCGAAGATCCGCGCGCGGGCCGCTGGCGCGGCTGGGACAAGGTGGAATGTGGCATCCATTCGTCCGTCTCGCCAATCCCCGTTCCCGCCGCCGACGCGCAAGATCCAGCCAACCAACCGGTATTCTGA
- a CDS encoding chloride channel protein, translating into MIGRLRQFRRRLRVLMRRHGPEALIWRRRIAILAGAVLVGLTALLFADLADHTGMLFRRMVAWCWWLPLIVTPIGFAAFAWITMKLAPAARGSGIPQVIAASRNPDEGMKELVSPRTAFVKFWLTIGTLLFGASVGREGPTVQIAASIMGLAHRVMRIPLRASVFIAGGAAGVAGAFNTPLAGVAFAIEELAAAYEQRMTLLVMAAVLIAGMVSLGLAGDYVYFGVMRQTLSVREALIAAPVAGLLGGIAGGLFSRLMLRASSTDRAPMRWLRDRPVLLALLCGGIVATTGVATGLTWGTGYETARAVITGQDVPIWFGAAKFLSTLATALSGLPGGIFAPSLSVGAGIGDMLRSLFPDYPSGAIVLLGMVAYFTGVVRAPLTAVIIISETTASRGLMMPLLAAALVADFSAHLVCKERLYHGLAKRFALPAG; encoded by the coding sequence ATGATCGGACGGCTGCGCCAGTTCCGACGACGGCTGCGCGTGCTGATGCGCCGCCACGGCCCCGAAGCGCTGATCTGGCGCCGCCGCATCGCCATATTGGCCGGTGCGGTGCTTGTGGGCCTCACCGCCCTGCTCTTCGCTGACCTCGCCGACCATACCGGTATGCTGTTCCGGCGCATGGTCGCCTGGTGCTGGTGGCTGCCGCTGATCGTGACGCCGATCGGCTTTGCCGCCTTTGCCTGGATCACCATGAAGCTGGCGCCGGCGGCAAGAGGTTCCGGCATCCCGCAAGTCATCGCCGCGTCCCGCAATCCCGATGAAGGCATGAAAGAACTGGTGTCGCCACGCACCGCCTTCGTCAAATTCTGGCTGACGATCGGTACCTTGCTGTTCGGCGCATCGGTCGGGCGCGAAGGGCCGACAGTCCAGATCGCCGCCAGCATCATGGGCCTTGCCCACCGGGTGATGCGCATCCCGCTGCGTGCCTCCGTCTTTATCGCCGGCGGTGCAGCCGGCGTGGCGGGCGCATTCAACACGCCGCTGGCCGGCGTCGCCTTTGCGATCGAGGAACTGGCCGCCGCCTATGAACAGCGCATGACCTTGCTGGTGATGGCCGCCGTGCTGATCGCCGGCATGGTCAGCCTGGGGCTGGCAGGCGACTATGTCTATTTCGGCGTGATGCGCCAGACGCTCAGCGTGCGCGAAGCCCTGATCGCCGCACCCGTCGCGGGATTGCTGGGCGGCATAGCGGGCGGCCTCTTTTCCCGGCTGATGCTGCGCGCCAGCTCCACCGATCGCGCACCGATGCGCTGGCTGCGCGACCGGCCGGTGCTGCTCGCCCTGCTGTGCGGCGGCATCGTGGCGACTACAGGCGTGGCGACCGGCCTGACCTGGGGCACCGGCTATGAAACGGCGCGGGCGGTCATCACCGGACAGGACGTGCCGATCTGGTTCGGCGCCGCCAAATTCCTCTCCACGCTGGCGACGGCGCTGTCGGGCCTGCCCGGCGGCATCTTCGCGCCCTCACTCTCCGTCGGCGCGGGGATCGGCGACATGCTGCGCAGTCTTTTCCCCGACTATCCGTCGGGCGCGATCGTGCTGCTGGGCATGGTCGCCTATTTCACCGGGGTCGTGCGCGCGCCGCTGACCGCCGTCATCATCATTTCCGAAACGACTGCCAGTCGCGGCCTGATGATGCCCCTGCTCGCCGCCGCGCTGGTCGCCGATTTTTCCGCGCACCTGGTGTGCAAGGAAAGGCTCTACCATGGCCTGGCCAAAAGGTTCGCACTGCCGGCCGGCTGA
- a CDS encoding DUF934 domain-containing protein, translating to MVEFLSFRDGEAGQEPAVTVESFTGQSNATAVRIEPGEDARELLPFLDRLSLVEVNFPAYGDGRGYSAARILRESGYQGELRAVGDVLVDQINAMRRCGFDSFHPNKALDDAAVDRALNRYADVYQKAIDGRQPVWAKRHPEKIDG from the coding sequence ATGGTTGAGTTTCTGTCCTTCCGTGACGGTGAAGCCGGGCAGGAACCGGCGGTCACGGTCGAATCCTTCACCGGCCAGTCCAACGCCACCGCCGTCCGCATCGAACCGGGCGAGGATGCGCGCGAATTGTTGCCCTTCCTCGACCGGCTGTCGCTGGTCGAGGTGAACTTCCCGGCCTATGGCGACGGGCGCGGCTATTCGGCCGCCCGCATCCTGCGGGAATCGGGCTATCAGGGCGAACTGCGCGCTGTCGGCGATGTGCTGGTCGACCAGATCAATGCCATGCGCCGCTGCGGCTTCGACAGCTTCCATCCCAACAAGGCGCTGGACGACGCTGCCGTCGACCGCGCGCTCAATCGCTATGCCGACGTCTATCAGAAGGCGATCGATGGCCGTCAGCCCGTCTGGGCAAAACGGCACCCGGAGAAAATTGATGGCTGA
- a CDS encoding metallophosphoesterase, with protein sequence MTYRRTTEWRGAATAHDPAPDIGDRRVYAIGDVHGRADLLDDLLGLIAQDDAARAVMPLTLILLGDLIDRGPASRQVVDRVMALAASGGDVRCLKGNHEEAFLLAARGDERIMPLFRRMDGMATLASYGLDPALFRVMRDTEVADWMRHHIPRDHVDFLDALPDSIAIGDYLFVHAGIRPGVPIDRQTPADLRWIRTEFLDHASDHPKMVVHGHSITPQIDERTNRIGIDTGAYFSGRLSAIGLERSDRWFLQTDG encoded by the coding sequence ATGACCTATCGGCGCACCACAGAATGGCGCGGGGCCGCGACGGCGCATGACCCGGCCCCCGATATCGGGGATCGCCGCGTCTATGCGATCGGCGACGTGCATGGTCGCGCCGACCTGCTTGACGATCTCCTCGGCCTGATCGCGCAGGATGACGCCGCGCGGGCCGTCATGCCCCTGACCCTGATCCTGCTCGGCGACCTGATCGACCGGGGACCGGCATCGCGGCAGGTGGTGGACCGGGTGATGGCGCTGGCCGCGTCGGGTGGCGATGTCCGCTGCCTCAAGGGCAATCATGAGGAAGCCTTTCTGCTGGCGGCACGCGGGGACGAGCGGATCATGCCGCTGTTCCGCCGCATGGACGGGATGGCGACGCTGGCCAGCTATGGCCTTGATCCCGCGCTGTTCCGGGTGATGCGCGACACGGAAGTCGCCGACTGGATGCGGCACCATATTCCGCGCGACCATGTGGATTTCCTCGACGCCCTGCCCGACAGCATCGCGATCGGCGACTATCTGTTCGTCCATGCCGGCATTCGTCCCGGCGTGCCGATCGACCGGCAGACACCGGCAGACCTGCGCTGGATCAGGACTGAATTTCTCGATCATGCGTCCGACCATCCGAAAATGGTGGTGCATGGCCACAGCATCACGCCGCAGATCGATGAAAGGACAAACCGCATCGGCATCGACACCGGCGCCTATTTTTCCGGCCGGCTCAGCGCCATCGGGCTGGAGCGCAGCGACCGCTGGTTCCTGCAAACCGACGGCTGA